One window of the Niallia circulans genome contains the following:
- a CDS encoding vitamin B12-dependent ribonucleotide reductase yields the protein MSVLLSQGIKLNVEKLNKDIALFPEVHPITPDMKLTYKGVSRLVMLDRYTYKDTEKITLTAGDFVVLTIKEDPKFPARGLGFIQEIDHVLNTATVLVEEDYRGVLEGKEAETGVVIRSLEVIEKPLELYYEQIAKRNATGLASVEKTEEKRKEWFEKFYHELVNLNFIPAGRVLYGAGAGTDVTYFNCYVMPFVPDSREGISEHRKQVMEIMSRGGGVGTNGSTLRPRNTLAKGVNGKSSGSVSWLDDIAKLTHLVEQGGSRRGAQMIMLADWHPDIIEFIISKMQNPRILRFLIDNTQDQTIKKYAQDKLKFTPLTEKERAMYRGILNYKNIPGQGGFNEEIFRDAEEKLSIGGTYSVHQTEFLTGANISVCLTNEFMEAVEKDEEYALRFPDVESYDEEQMQHYNEEWHKIGDVREWEAKGNRVRIYRKMKAKELWNLINICATYSAEPGIFYIDNANEMTNATSYGQKVVATNPCGEQPLAPYSVCNLAAVNLAEMADKENKTVNFEKLKKTVEVGVRLQDNVIDATPYFLEENKNQALGERRVGLGVMGLHDLLIYCETEYGSEEGNVLVDRVFETIATTAYRKSIDLAKEKGSFPFLQAETEEEEAGLRNAFIHTGYMKKMPEDIRDNILQYGIRNSHLLTVAPTGSTGTMVGVSTGLEPYFSFSYFRSGRLGKFIEVKADIVQEYLDAHPEADSDNLPNWFVAAMDLAPEAHADVQCIIQRWIDSSISKTVNAPKGYSVEQVQKVYERLYRGGAKGGTVYVDGSRDSQVLTLKAEENTFEDILLQKQEKTHVVLVDTINELQSTNVTIGSEIGDTCPVCRQGVVEEIGGCNTCTNCNTQLKCGL from the coding sequence ATGTCAGTATTGTTAAGCCAGGGTATTAAGTTAAATGTTGAGAAGCTGAATAAGGATATTGCTTTATTTCCGGAGGTCCATCCAATTACCCCAGATATGAAGCTAACATATAAAGGCGTTTCTCGACTGGTAATGCTTGATCGTTATACGTATAAAGATACAGAGAAAATTACATTAACTGCTGGTGATTTTGTGGTTTTAACTATTAAAGAGGATCCTAAGTTTCCCGCAAGAGGACTAGGATTTATTCAAGAAATTGATCATGTCTTAAACACGGCAACAGTGTTAGTAGAAGAAGATTATCGTGGTGTGCTGGAAGGAAAAGAAGCAGAAACAGGTGTTGTCATTCGTTCTTTAGAGGTTATTGAAAAACCACTGGAGCTATATTATGAGCAAATCGCTAAGCGTAATGCAACTGGTCTAGCGTCAGTAGAAAAGACGGAAGAGAAAAGAAAAGAATGGTTCGAAAAGTTTTACCATGAGCTTGTTAATTTGAACTTCATCCCGGCTGGTCGTGTGTTATATGGAGCAGGTGCAGGAACAGATGTTACATATTTTAATTGCTATGTAATGCCTTTTGTTCCAGATTCAAGAGAAGGTATTTCTGAGCATCGTAAGCAGGTTATGGAAATCATGAGTCGTGGAGGCGGTGTAGGAACAAATGGATCTACATTAAGACCGCGGAATACATTAGCCAAAGGAGTTAATGGAAAATCTTCAGGTTCTGTTTCTTGGTTGGATGATATTGCAAAATTAACCCATTTAGTAGAGCAAGGTGGATCTCGTCGTGGCGCTCAAATGATTATGCTAGCTGACTGGCATCCAGATATTATTGAATTCATTATTTCGAAAATGCAAAATCCCCGCATTTTACGGTTCTTGATCGATAATACACAAGATCAAACCATTAAAAAATATGCACAAGATAAATTAAAATTTACGCCATTAACGGAAAAAGAGCGTGCCATGTATCGAGGCATTCTAAATTATAAGAATATCCCTGGCCAAGGTGGTTTTAACGAGGAAATTTTCAGGGATGCAGAAGAAAAGCTTTCAATCGGCGGGACATATTCCGTTCATCAGACAGAATTTTTAACTGGCGCAAATATTTCTGTCTGCTTAACAAATGAATTTATGGAAGCGGTGGAAAAGGATGAAGAATATGCACTTCGTTTCCCAGATGTAGAAAGTTACGATGAGGAGCAAATGCAACATTATAATGAAGAATGGCATAAAATTGGTGATGTAAGAGAGTGGGAGGCAAAGGGAAATAGAGTTCGTATTTATCGTAAAATGAAGGCAAAGGAATTATGGAATCTAATTAATATCTGTGCAACTTATTCTGCAGAGCCCGGTATCTTCTATATTGATAATGCGAATGAAATGACAAACGCAACTAGCTACGGTCAAAAAGTTGTCGCGACAAACCCATGTGGTGAGCAGCCGCTGGCACCATATAGTGTATGTAACCTTGCTGCTGTTAATCTTGCAGAAATGGCAGATAAAGAAAACAAGACCGTTAATTTTGAGAAGCTTAAGAAAACAGTAGAAGTAGGCGTAAGATTGCAGGATAATGTTATTGATGCCACACCTTACTTCTTGGAAGAAAATAAAAACCAGGCTCTAGGAGAGCGCCGTGTTGGACTTGGAGTAATGGGCCTTCATGATTTACTCATATACTGTGAAACAGAATATGGCAGTGAAGAAGGAAATGTCTTAGTAGATAGAGTATTTGAAACGATTGCAACAACTGCATACAGAAAATCGATTGACTTGGCAAAAGAAAAAGGCAGCTTCCCATTCTTACAAGCAGAAACAGAAGAGGAAGAAGCGGGATTACGCAATGCTTTTATTCATACTGGCTACATGAAAAAAATGCCTGAGGATATTAGAGACAATATTCTTCAATATGGTATCCGTAATTCCCATTTACTAACTGTTGCACCAACCGGAAGCACAGGTACAATGGTTGGGGTATCAACTGGTCTAGAGCCATACTTCTCCTTCTCTTACTTCCGAAGCGGGAGACTTGGAAAATTTATCGAAGTAAAAGCAGATATTGTTCAAGAATATTTAGATGCACATCCAGAGGCAGACTCAGATAATCTTCCCAATTGGTTCGTTGCTGCAATGGATCTGGCACCTGAGGCTCATGCTGATGTACAATGTATCATTCAGCGATGGATTGACAGCTCTATTAGTAAAACGGTAAATGCGCCAAAAGGATATAGTGTAGAGCAGGTTCAGAAAGTATATGAGAGATTATACCGTGGCGGCGCTAAGGGTGGTACGGTATATGTTGATGGTTCACGTGACAGTCAAGTGCTAACATTAAAGGCAGAAGAGAATACATTCGAAGATATACTACTACAAAAACAGGAAAAAACACATGTTGTTCTTGTTGATACAATAAATGAATTGCAATCAACAAACGTAACGATTGGGTCAGAGATAGGCGATACTTGTCCTGTATGCAGACAAGGCGTCGTCGAAGAAATTGGCGGCTGTAATACTTGTACGAATTGCAACACACAATTAAAATGTGGACTTTAA
- a CDS encoding response regulator transcription factor: MKTISILIADDEEEIADLVAIHLEKEGYNCVKVLNGQDAILAIQTRSIDLVILDIMMPIMDGYDVTRLIREKYNMPIIFLSAKTSDFDKVHGLVIGADDYMTKPFSPIELVARVNAQLRRFMKLNNPIASTNKTILEFGEIVISLEQRTVLLQGETIELTPKEFDILHLLASHPKKVYSVENIFQKVWGDAYFEGANTVMVHIRTLRKKLGEDKRKNKIIKTVWGVGYAFNG, translated from the coding sequence ATGAAAACTATTTCGATTTTAATTGCAGATGATGAGGAAGAGATTGCTGATCTGGTTGCAATCCATTTAGAAAAAGAAGGTTACAATTGCGTGAAAGTGCTTAATGGCCAAGATGCAATATTAGCTATCCAGACACGGTCCATTGATTTAGTGATTTTAGACATAATGATGCCGATAATGGATGGATATGACGTAACTCGCCTGATTCGGGAAAAATATAATATGCCTATCATTTTTTTGAGTGCAAAAACTTCTGATTTTGATAAAGTCCATGGATTAGTGATTGGAGCAGATGATTATATGACAAAGCCATTTTCTCCCATTGAATTAGTGGCACGTGTAAATGCTCAGTTACGACGATTTATGAAGCTGAATAATCCAATCGCAAGCACTAATAAAACAATCTTGGAATTTGGTGAAATAGTCATTTCACTTGAGCAACGTACTGTGTTGCTTCAAGGAGAAACGATTGAACTGACACCGAAAGAGTTTGATATATTACATTTGTTAGCCAGTCATCCGAAAAAAGTTTATAGTGTTGAAAATATCTTTCAAAAAGTATGGGGGGATGCATATTTTGAAGGAGCTAATACGGTAATGGTGCATATACGTACATTGAGGAAGAAGCTTGGAGAAGATAAGCGGAAAAATAAGATTATCAAAACTGTATGGGGAGTGGGGTATGCTTTCAATGGCTAA
- a CDS encoding HAMP domain-containing sensor histidine kinase, translating into MAKFMRSFRARITALFAASMFLTGIITYFIYKVLQLYYHTMVQYGDSLVLLRQFIKSIGDFAFFFILFFCLSLLFFYILTKPYSNYFKDISNGIHYLSHGNFKHKVIINSNDEFGDIGQAINLASEKLEDAIQRGDFSESSKEQLVVNLAHDLRTPLTSILGYLDLILKDEKLTKEQRRHFLTIAYTKSQRLERLIDELFEITRMNYGMLPIDKKEINISDLLLQLKEELYPVFEKNDLIARINILPRLLIWGDGELLARVFENLLTNAIRYGYDGRYVDINGFVEENVVVVQIVNYGDSIPAEEHPFLFDMFYTGDKARTQQENSTGLGLFIAKNIVEQHNGTIKAESNLIRTVFEVRLPQENAPIEIL; encoded by the coding sequence ATGGCTAAATTTATGCGCAGTTTTCGTGCTAGAATAACTGCATTATTTGCTGCCAGTATGTTTCTGACAGGTATCATCACTTATTTCATTTATAAAGTGTTACAACTTTACTATCATACGATGGTTCAATATGGTGATTCACTAGTACTACTTCGTCAATTCATCAAAAGTATTGGAGATTTTGCCTTCTTCTTTATATTATTTTTCTGCCTGTCCTTATTGTTTTTTTATATACTCACAAAGCCTTATTCAAATTATTTCAAGGATATATCCAATGGAATTCATTATCTTTCTCATGGGAATTTTAAACATAAAGTAATAATCAACTCAAATGATGAATTTGGAGATATTGGACAAGCAATTAATCTGGCTAGCGAGAAATTAGAAGATGCCATACAAAGAGGCGACTTTTCAGAAAGTAGTAAGGAACAGTTAGTTGTAAATTTGGCTCATGATTTGCGTACTCCCTTAACTTCTATTTTAGGTTATTTAGACTTAATCCTGAAGGATGAGAAGTTGACTAAAGAACAACGGAGGCATTTTTTAACGATTGCTTATACTAAATCCCAGCGTTTGGAAAGATTGATTGATGAATTATTCGAAATTACTAGAATGAACTATGGGATGCTGCCAATTGATAAGAAGGAAATTAATATAAGTGATTTACTTCTTCAATTAAAAGAAGAATTATATCCTGTTTTCGAAAAAAATGATTTGATTGCCCGAATAAATATTCTCCCCCGTTTACTTATTTGGGGAGATGGAGAGTTATTAGCTCGTGTATTTGAAAATCTTTTAACTAATGCTATTCGATATGGATATGATGGCCGGTATGTGGACATTAATGGTTTTGTTGAAGAAAATGTAGTAGTTGTTCAGATTGTGAATTATGGAGATAGTATTCCGGCTGAAGAACACCCTTTTCTTTTTGATATGTTTTATACAGGTGATAAAGCACGAACTCAGCAAGAAAATAGCACAGGCCTTGGTTTATTCATTGCAAAGAATATTGTGGAGCAGCATAATGGCACGATAAAAGCTGAAAGTAATTTGATACGTACTGTGTTTGAAGTACGTTTACCGCAGGAAAATGCTCCAATTGAAATTTTATAA